A genomic stretch from Candidatus Poribacteria bacterium includes:
- a CDS encoding tetratricopeptide repeat protein, with product MKLDGRNPTSGNNYRDYLIGILADHEEAVAYLEISQEEYQKDGDTVAFLLALQSITEAQVENNELLSQVYLLSGRVHHSRGEHDWAIEDYNTVIETNPNNVEAYTRRGIACYHKGEHDRAIEDLTKAIELKPNYAGLITIEV from the coding sequence ATGAAATTGGATGGTCGAAACCCTACTAGCGGGAATAATTATCGCGATTACCTAATTGGAATACTTGCCGACCACGAGGAAGCGGTTGCCTATCTCGAAATCTCTCAAGAAGAATATCAGAAGGACGGTGACACCGTCGCATTTTTGTTAGCACTCCAAAGCATCACTGAAGCGCAAGTGGAGAACAACGAACTCCTTTCCCAAGTCTATCTATTGAGTGGCAGAGTCCACCACTCACGAGGGGAGCATGACTGGGCGATTGAAGACTATAACACAGTGATAGAAACGAATCCCAATAATGTTGAAGCCTATACCCGTCGTGGCATAGCTTGCTACCACAAAGGTGAGCATGACCGTGCCATTGAAGACCTTACCAAAGCGATAGAATTGAAACCCAATTATGCCGGTCTTATTACGATCGAAGTGTAG
- a CDS encoding AAA family ATPase — MSKETIEGITKIAVSGFKSIAEECAIDIRPLTILAGANSSGKSSIMQPLLMLKQTLEAPYDPGPLLLDGPNAQFTLAEQFLSKLVSEERADHFQIRIDITSMAEDFSTAVTFRKGQSGIELVEMTKKASKYHEDMTLYPKMPPEELESLVNRNLMPAGFDAVKRSRCFVRFETQDGHMSQSIIYKLETHIFNSIHLPGLRGNLERTYKPASTGPQYPGTFENYAASIIHEWQETRDERLGMLSDSLYALGLTGQVGTKKIGDTRIELQVGRLPLPPASGGEGGGTDMVSIADVGFGVSQVLPVLVALMVAEPGQLVYLEQPELHLHPRAQVALAQVLAAAAKRGVRVVAETHSSLLLLAIQTLVAEGSLSPELVKLHWFTRGENGATKIDTADLDEVGAYGDWPEDFDDVDLKAQSRYLNAVDRIAFGKTEAS; from the coding sequence ATGTCGAAAGAAACGATTGAAGGCATCACCAAGATAGCCGTGAGCGGTTTTAAATCGATAGCGGAAGAGTGTGCAATCGACATCCGTCCGCTAACGATCCTTGCCGGCGCGAATAGCTCCGGGAAATCGAGCATCATGCAACCGTTATTGATGCTCAAGCAGACGCTGGAGGCACCATACGATCCGGGACCGCTTTTGCTTGATGGACCGAACGCCCAATTTACATTGGCAGAGCAATTTTTGTCCAAGTTAGTCAGCGAAGAAAGAGCAGATCATTTTCAGATTCGGATTGATATTACTAGCATGGCCGAGGATTTTTCGACAGCAGTCACTTTCAGAAAGGGGCAAAGCGGAATTGAACTTGTCGAAATGACGAAAAAAGCCAGCAAGTATCACGAGGATATGACCTTGTATCCTAAGATGCCGCCTGAAGAACTCGAGTCGTTGGTTAACCGAAACTTGATGCCCGCGGGTTTTGATGCCGTGAAGCGTTCACGATGTTTTGTCCGTTTTGAGACTCAAGATGGCCATATGTCCCAGAGCATAATCTATAAACTTGAGACTCATATTTTCAACAGCATTCATCTCCCCGGATTGCGAGGTAATCTAGAACGCACCTACAAACCTGCCAGCACCGGCCCACAGTACCCCGGTACGTTTGAGAATTACGCTGCAAGCATCATTCACGAGTGGCAGGAAACGAGGGATGAACGTCTAGGAATGTTATCTGATTCCCTTTATGCACTTGGACTGACAGGACAAGTCGGCACCAAAAAAATCGGCGACACCCGCATCGAACTTCAAGTCGGTCGTCTTCCTCTCCCCCCCGCTAGCGGGGGGGAAGGGGGGGGTACGGACATGGTCAGCATTGCCGATGTGGGATTCGGTGTATCCCAGGTCCTGCCCGTTTTAGTCGCCCTAATGGTAGCGGAACCGGGGCAGTTGGTCTATCTCGAACAACCGGAGCTGCACCTCCATCCCCGCGCACAGGTCGCATTGGCGCAAGTCTTAGCAGCGGCGGCGAAACGTGGCGTCCGTGTCGTTGCAGAAACACACAGTTCGCTGCTGCTTCTTGCGATTCAAACGCTTGTTGCCGAAGGCAGCCTCTCGCCGGAGTTGGTGAAGCTGCACTGGTTCACACGGGGTGAAAATGGTGCCACCAAAATCGACACCGCCGATCTGGACGAGGTGGGTGCTTACGGGGATTGGCCCGAAGACTTTGATGATGTCGATCTGAAGGCGCAGAGCCGTTATCTTAACGCCGTAGACAGAATTGCATTTGGCAAAACGGAGGCATCGTGA
- a CDS encoding XRE family transcriptional regulator has product MADYTPSAGNVFKDLGLPSPNERLAKAKLAYKINRLIADQEMTQKDAAHFLGISRSKMTALRNGRLKNFTINHLASLFRSVNSDLQKQQGQ; this is encoded by the coding sequence ATGGCAGACTATACCCCCAGTGCGGGAAACGTTTTTAAGGATTTGGGGCTTCCTTCACCCAATGAAAGGTTGGCAAAAGCCAAACTGGCATATAAGATCAACCGCTTGATTGCCGATCAGGAAATGACTCAAAAGGACGCTGCACATTTTTTGGGAATAAGTCGATCGAAGATGACCGCCCTGAGAAACGGCCGACTGAAGAACTTTACCATTAACCATCTAGCTTCTCTGTTTAGAAGCGTGAATTCAGATTTGCAGAAACAACAGGGTCAGTGA
- a CDS encoding DNA-processing protein DprA, whose protein sequence is MTHPIERITQKDPNYPAQLKGYLSTDAPETIWAQGNIALLTDREAHLNGNLWALFCSSRCPGQVILKSHELAQQFRASGRPTIGGYHSPIEKECLRVLLRGSQPIILCPARSIENMRLNPAWKEGLAEGRLLLLSIFDSKHRRSTAGLANQRNAFVAALADKICIAHASEGSKTLQFAHQISEWGKPLFTFDTLANRPLFQCGAQRIEDFCT, encoded by the coding sequence GTGACACATCCAATTGAACGCATCACACAAAAGGATCCCAATTACCCGGCGCAGCTGAAAGGATATTTGAGCACAGATGCCCCAGAAACTATCTGGGCGCAGGGGAATATCGCTCTCTTGACGGATCGGGAGGCTCACCTAAACGGAAACCTCTGGGCACTGTTTTGTTCTAGTAGGTGTCCCGGTCAGGTTATCTTGAAATCGCACGAATTGGCTCAACAATTCCGGGCATCAGGGAGGCCCACCATCGGGGGGTATCATTCACCAATTGAAAAAGAATGCCTTCGCGTCCTACTACGGGGCTCACAACCGATTATCCTATGCCCCGCCCGGAGTATCGAAAACATGCGACTGAACCCAGCGTGGAAAGAGGGGTTAGCCGAGGGACGTCTGTTACTCCTGTCTATCTTTGATAGTAAACATCGGCGATCGACCGCAGGGTTGGCGAACCAACGCAACGCATTTGTTGCAGCACTTGCGGACAAGATATGTATCGCCCACGCCTCGGAGGGTAGCAAGACGCTGCAATTCGCGCATCAGATATCGGAATGGGGCAAACCCCTTTTCACCTTCGACACATTGGCAAACAGACCGCTTTTTCAATGCGGAGCGCAGCGGATAGAGGATTTTTGTACCTGA